From Salvelinus sp. IW2-2015 linkage group LG2, ASM291031v2, whole genome shotgun sequence, one genomic window encodes:
- the nyx gene encoding nyctalopin, translating to MEKRLEKPMLTFSVLCLFPQAALALWACARSCPASCTCTLEKSCSVLCDRSGLPDLPREFPCEASSINLDKNSLKFLSERAFGTLPSLRSLSLDHNNISFITPGAFKGLPNLVELKMAHNEYIRYLHTRTFTGLKRLVRLDVADCNLFNMPDRIFLENYALKELFCFQNNFRRIPGAFRGMENLTHVYLERNKIEAVAYNSLLGLGNLRYLNLQENRINVIHDQSFQDLLRLENFYLNDNLLSELPRVAFKGLSRLKMLNLGGNQLTNISKTWFSDLVELEVLYLDRNRLVYIEEGSFENLTSLITLHLNSNNLSSLPFPVFQPVYFIGRLYLFRNPWECDCSLEYLKEWMESYKLVRDIPCASPSSVVGLDLSEVVFARVNGSCLDPGELNLTTMSSEILSTTENRFNSLISKLLQQELREEVGNGTESLRNGTLLDPAEGLSAGIKGADVSQSLVSLLVIWCVFWMTIGQLDVDFLFGHVTGT from the exons tCTCTGTCCTGTGCCTGTTTCCCCAGGCTGCGCTGGCTCTGTGGGCGTGTGCACGCTCCTGCCCAGCCTCTTGCACGTGCACGCTGGAGAAGAGCTGCAGTGTGTTGTGTGACCGCTCGGGCCTACCCGACCTGCCCCGGGAGTTCCCCTGTGAAGCGTCCTCCATCAACCTGGACAAGAACAGCCTTAAGTTCCTGTCTGAGAGGGCCTTTGGTACCCTGCCGTCCCTCAGGTCCCTGTCCCTGGACCACAACAACATCTCCTTCATCACCCCTGGGGCCTTCAAG GGTCTGCCCAACCTAGTGGAACTGAAGATGGCCCACAATGAGTACATCCGTTACCTCCACACCCGCACCTTCACCGGGCTCAAACGCCTGGTCCGACTGGACGTGGCCGACTGTAACCTCTTCAACATGCCCGACCGGATCTTTCTAGAAAATTATGCTCTGAAGGAACTCTTCTGCTTCCAGAACAACTTCCGAAGGATTCCTGGAGCGTTCCGTGGGATGGAGAACCTGACCCACGTCTACCTGGAGCGGAACAAGATCGAGGCGGTGGCATATAACTCTCTCCTGGGCCTGGGGAACCtcag GTACTTGAACCTCCAGGAGAACCGCATCAACGTGATCCACGACCAGTCCTTTCAGGACCTCCTGCGCCTGGAGAACTTCTACCTCAACGACAACCTGCTGTCTGAGCTGCCTCGGGTGGCCTTCAAGGGCCTTAGCCGCCTCAAGATGCTCAACCTGGGGGGCAACCAGCTCACCAACATCTCCAAGACCTGGTTCAGCGACCTGGTGGAGCTGGAGGTCCTCTACCTGGACCGCAACCGCCTGGTCTATATCGAGGAGGGCTCCTTTGAGAACCTGACCAGTCTGATCACCCTCCACCTCAACAGCAACAACCTCAGCTCCCTGCCCTTCCCCGTCTTCCAGCCTGTCTACTTCATCGGACGCCTCTACCTCTTCAGGAACCCCTGGGAATGTGACTGCTCTCTGGAGTATCTTAAGGAGTGGATGGAGAGTTATAAGTTGGTCCGGGACATCCCCTGCGCCTCCCCGTCCTCCGTGGTCGGCCTAGATCTGAGCGAGGTAGTCTTCGCCAGGGTGAATGGGTCGTGCCTGGATCCGGGGGAGCTGAATCTGACCACGATGTCTTCGGAGATCCTCTCGACCACGGAGAACCGTTTCAACAGCCTGATCTCCAAGCTGCTACAGCAGGAGCTCAGGGAAGAGGTGGGGAATGGGACGGAGAGCCTGAGGAACGGGACCCTGCTGGACCCCGCAGAGGGACTCAGCGCTGGGATCAAAGGGGCAGACGTCAGCCAATCACTGGTCTCATTGTTGGTGATATGGTGTGTCTTCTGGATGACGATTGGCCAATTGGATGTGGATTTCCTGTTTGGGCATGTGACTGGAACCTGA